A part of Ignavibacteriales bacterium genomic DNA contains:
- the rplK gene encoding 50S ribosomal protein L11, with product MAKKISGFIKLQIPAGKANPSPPVGPALGQKGVNIMEFCKQFNARTNDKEGLIIPVVITVYSDKSFTFITKTPPAAVLLKRAAKIERGSPESNKNKVGRVNAKQVREIAELKMPDLNAFDVEHAMSMVAGTARSMGLTVEE from the coding sequence ATGGCAAAAAAAATATCAGGTTTTATAAAATTACAAATCCCCGCAGGAAAAGCTAACCCTTCACCTCCGGTTGGTCCTGCACTTGGTCAGAAGGGTGTGAATATTATGGAGTTCTGTAAACAGTTCAATGCAAGGACTAATGACAAGGAGGGGTTAATCATCCCTGTTGTTATCACAGTTTATTCCGATAAGTCATTTACATTCATAACTAAAACACCACCAGCTGCTGTACTTCTTAAGAGAGCTGCTAAAATTGAGAGAGGTTCTCCTGAATCAAATAAGAATAAAGTTGGCAGAGTGAATGCTAAACAGGTTAGAGAAATTGCTGAATTAAAAATGCCTGATCTAAATGCCTTCGATGTTGAGCATGCAATGAGCATGGTTGCAGGAACAGCACGAAGTATGGGCTTAACAGTTGAAGAATAA
- the rplL gene encoding 50S ribosomal protein L7/L12, with protein sequence MSEKITEIVEKIKGLSLVEASELKKALETEFGVSASAPMMMAGPVAAASAPVEEKTEFDVVLISAGEKKINVIKVVRAHTGLGLKEAKDLVDTAPQKVKEAISKDEAEKLKKEFEEAGATVEVK encoded by the coding sequence ATGTCCGAAAAAATAACAGAAATCGTTGAAAAAATTAAAGGCTTATCTTTAGTTGAAGCTTCTGAATTGAAAAAAGCACTCGAAACAGAGTTTGGTGTTTCCGCATCAGCCCCCATGATGATGGCTGGTCCGGTGGCTGCCGCTTCTGCCCCTGTCGAAGAAAAAACTGAGTTTGATGTAGTTCTTATCTCCGCTGGGGAAAAGAAGATCAACGTTATAAAAGTTGTAAGAGCTCATACAGGTTTAGGCTTAAAAGAAGCTAAAGATTTAGTTGATACCGCACCTCAAAAAGTTAAAGAAGCCATCTCAAAAGATGAAGCCGAAAAGCTTAAAAAAGAATTCGAAGAAGCCGGCGCTACCGTAGAAGTTAAATAA
- the rpoB gene encoding DNA-directed RNA polymerase subunit beta: MVNERISFGKIPSVLKAPDLLDIQKGTFEDFIQNNVPAAKRDIKGLQNVFLSNFPIFDNKENYRLDFLEYFIEKPRFSLEECLERGLTFATPLKAKLRLSAKDPETAEFVNSVEQEVYLGNLPFMTNKGTFVINGAERVIVSQLHRSPGVAFAQTVHPNGTPIYSARIIPLRGSWVEFATDINSVLYVYIDRRKKFPATTLLRALGFVSDEEILNLFNIYEVIDLKKVNPADYIGRFIASDVFDMATGEIFLTKESILTEEDVERLGEAEVDKLKLIREGNVPEDDLILNTLRKDTAHTKEEALFAIYRQLRTGEAPDAETAIALIDKLFFNDKRYDLGDVGRHRMNDKLGLSHPETMTVLTIDDIVSIMSNIIKLKNGEEEVDDIDHLGNRRIRTVGEQLGQQFNIGMARMARTIKERMNLRDTEHFTPQELVNARTISSVINAFFGTNQLSQFMDQTNPLAEMTHKRRMSALGPGGLTRERAGFEVRDVHYTHYGRLCPIETPEGPNIGLISSLTIYARVNRYGFLETPYRKVHKGKVSNEVEYLTAEQEDQFTIAQANAPLTEQSRFANERVKSRLKGEFPVATPENIQYMDVAPAQIVSAAAALIPFLEHDDANRALMGSNMQRQAVPLLIPEAPIVGTGMERKLALDSRAVLTSEDDGVVEYVDANKIIIKYDINANSLEALTSFTDIRRATYKLTKFSGTNQETCINQKPIVKIGQRVQKGDVIADGAATEHGDLALGRNVLVAFMPWRGYNFEDAIIISEKVVSQDLFTSIHIEEFELQVRETKRGEEELTREIPNVSEEAVKNLDEYGIVREGAEVKEGDILIGKITPKGETDPTPEEKLLRAIFGDKAGDVKDASLKAPPGLRGTVIKTRLFNRKKRDGDTKKNEKKAFDDLDLKHSSSLSEHYKKLVEKLTKLCGSETTSGIRDLDGSVVLRNGTTIKENTFSEMDDVTKLDYTLNWFDSKKLNSHISVLYKNYFEALSDIEEEYKKEKLKIASGDELPPGIVQLAKVYVAKKRKLSVGDKMAGRHGNKGVVAKIVPAEDMPFLPDGTHVDIILNPLGVPSRMNLGQLYETALGWAGKALGVKFSTPIFDGAKVEDVEEWLKKASLESGSKTDLYNGRTGEKFHQKVTCGYIYMLKLSHLVDDKIHARSIGPYSLITQQPLGGKAQFGGQRFGEMEVWALEAYGASHILQEILTIKSDDVVGRAKAYESIVKGENLLEPNVPEAFNVMIKELQGLGLDIKVNAHNPNQIRN, translated from the coding sequence TTGGTAAACGAACGCATATCCTTTGGAAAAATTCCTTCTGTACTAAAAGCACCAGACTTATTAGACATCCAGAAAGGAACTTTTGAAGATTTTATTCAGAATAATGTACCAGCAGCTAAAAGAGACATTAAAGGATTACAAAATGTCTTTTTGTCTAACTTTCCAATTTTCGACAATAAAGAAAATTACAGACTTGATTTTCTGGAATATTTCATCGAAAAACCACGCTTCTCTTTGGAAGAATGCCTTGAGAGAGGACTAACATTCGCCACACCACTTAAAGCAAAGCTTAGATTATCTGCAAAAGATCCCGAAACAGCGGAGTTTGTTAACAGCGTTGAGCAGGAAGTTTATTTAGGTAATCTTCCATTTATGACTAATAAGGGTACATTTGTCATCAATGGTGCTGAACGTGTAATTGTTTCGCAGCTTCATAGATCGCCCGGTGTTGCTTTTGCGCAGACAGTTCATCCCAACGGAACACCAATTTATTCTGCAAGGATTATTCCACTGAGAGGTAGTTGGGTCGAATTTGCAACTGACATAAATTCTGTACTCTATGTTTATATTGATAGACGCAAAAAATTCCCGGCAACTACTTTATTAAGAGCATTAGGTTTTGTTTCCGATGAAGAAATATTAAACTTATTCAACATTTATGAAGTTATAGATCTTAAAAAAGTCAACCCGGCAGATTATATCGGTAGATTTATTGCAAGCGATGTTTTTGATATGGCGACAGGTGAAATCTTTTTAACCAAGGAAAGTATATTAACCGAAGAAGATGTAGAAAGGCTTGGCGAGGCTGAAGTTGATAAACTAAAACTCATCCGAGAGGGGAACGTTCCGGAAGATGATTTAATATTAAACACACTCCGAAAAGATACCGCACATACAAAGGAAGAAGCTCTTTTTGCAATTTATAGACAACTTCGCACAGGTGAAGCCCCTGACGCAGAAACTGCAATAGCGTTAATTGATAAATTATTCTTCAACGACAAAAGATATGATCTTGGTGACGTTGGTCGTCATCGTATGAATGACAAATTAGGTCTAAGCCATCCTGAAACTATGACGGTTCTGACAATTGATGATATTGTTTCCATCATGTCTAATATAATAAAATTAAAAAATGGTGAAGAAGAGGTTGATGATATTGACCATCTTGGCAATAGAAGAATTAGAACAGTCGGCGAACAATTAGGTCAGCAGTTCAACATCGGAATGGCTCGAATGGCTCGTACAATTAAAGAAAGAATGAACCTTCGTGACACCGAACATTTTACTCCACAGGAATTAGTAAACGCCAGAACTATAAGCAGCGTCATAAATGCTTTCTTCGGTACAAATCAGCTTTCGCAATTCATGGATCAAACGAATCCTTTAGCCGAAATGACCCACAAAAGAAGAATGTCGGCATTAGGACCCGGAGGCTTGACAAGAGAGCGTGCAGGATTCGAAGTAAGAGATGTTCATTACACACATTATGGTCGCTTATGCCCGATTGAAACTCCTGAAGGACCAAATATTGGATTAATTTCTTCACTGACAATTTATGCAAGAGTAAATCGCTATGGATTTTTAGAGACTCCTTACAGAAAAGTGCATAAAGGAAAAGTTTCTAATGAAGTTGAATACTTAACAGCAGAACAAGAAGACCAATTTACAATAGCACAAGCAAATGCTCCATTGACCGAACAATCAAGGTTTGCAAACGAGCGTGTAAAATCAAGACTGAAAGGTGAATTCCCGGTTGCGACTCCAGAAAACATTCAGTATATGGATGTTGCTCCTGCACAAATCGTAAGTGCTGCAGCTGCTCTAATCCCCTTTCTCGAGCACGATGATGCTAACAGAGCCTTAATGGGATCAAACATGCAAAGACAGGCAGTTCCATTATTAATTCCGGAAGCTCCAATTGTTGGAACAGGAATGGAACGCAAATTGGCTCTGGATTCGAGAGCTGTATTAACATCTGAAGACGATGGTGTTGTTGAGTATGTAGATGCTAACAAAATAATAATCAAATATGATATTAATGCCAACAGCCTTGAAGCTCTGACAAGTTTTACCGATATAAGAAGAGCCACCTATAAATTGACTAAATTTAGCGGAACAAACCAGGAAACCTGCATCAATCAAAAACCAATCGTAAAGATCGGACAGAGAGTTCAAAAGGGAGATGTAATTGCTGACGGTGCGGCAACTGAGCATGGCGATTTAGCACTTGGTAGAAATGTGCTCGTTGCGTTTATGCCTTGGCGGGGTTATAATTTTGAAGATGCAATAATTATCAGCGAAAAAGTTGTTAGCCAGGATCTTTTTACTTCTATTCATATCGAAGAATTTGAATTACAAGTTAGAGAAACCAAACGCGGCGAGGAAGAATTAACAAGAGAAATTCCTAATGTAAGCGAAGAAGCTGTTAAAAATTTAGACGAATATGGAATTGTAAGGGAAGGGGCAGAAGTTAAAGAAGGTGATATACTGATTGGGAAAATCACACCAAAAGGTGAAACCGATCCTACTCCTGAAGAAAAACTGTTGAGAGCAATATTCGGTGATAAAGCTGGAGATGTTAAAGATGCTTCGCTCAAAGCACCTCCCGGATTACGCGGCACAGTCATCAAAACACGATTATTTAATCGTAAGAAAAGAGATGGCGATACCAAGAAAAATGAGAAGAAAGCTTTTGATGATTTAGACTTAAAACATTCCTCTTCGCTTTCCGAACATTATAAAAAATTAGTAGAAAAACTAACCAAACTTTGCGGTAGTGAGACAACTTCAGGAATCAGAGATCTGGATGGTAGTGTAGTCCTTCGAAATGGAACAACTATCAAAGAAAATACTTTTTCAGAAATGGATGATGTGACCAAACTTGATTACACATTAAACTGGTTTGATAGCAAGAAATTAAATAGTCATATCTCTGTTCTCTATAAAAATTATTTTGAAGCTCTTTCGGATATTGAGGAGGAATACAAAAAAGAAAAATTAAAAATCGCCAGTGGTGATGAACTTCCCCCAGGGATAGTTCAACTTGCAAAAGTTTATGTGGCCAAAAAGCGAAAGCTTTCTGTGGGTGATAAAATGGCTGGCAGACATGGAAATAAAGGTGTTGTCGCTAAAATTGTTCCGGCAGAAGACATGCCATTCTTGCCTGATGGAACTCATGTGGATATAATATTAAATCCTCTGGGTGTTCCTTCAAGAATGAACCTCGGACAACTTTATGAAACTGCACTTGGCTGGGCTGGAAAAGCACTCGGAGTTAAATTTTCAACTCCAATCTTCGATGGTGCTAAAGTTGAAGATGTTGAAGAGTGGCTTAAAAAAGCTTCACTTGAGTCAGGCAGCAAAACCGATCTTTATAATGGAAGAACCGGAGAAAAATTTCATCAAAAAGTAACATGCGGCTATATCTACATGCTTAAATTGAGCCACTTGGTAGATGATAAAATACATGCCCGTTCAATTGGACCATACTCACTAATAACTCAGCAGCCATTAGGCGGAAAAGCTCAGTTCGGCGGTCAGAGATTTGGTGAAATGGAAGTCTGGGCGCTGGAAGCTTATGGTGCTTCACATATATTACAAGAAATACTTACAATAAAAAGTGATGATGTAGTTGGAAGAGCAAAGGCTTATGAGTCCATTGTTAAAGGTGAAAATTTATTGGAACCTAACGTTCCTGAAGCCTTTAATGTAATGATTAAAGAACTCCAGGGATTAGGACTGGACATAAAAGTTAATGCGCACAATCCGAATCAAATTAGAAATTAG
- a CDS encoding 50S ribosomal protein L1, translating to MNQTKRSKEISKNLIKDKEYTIAEAVSVLKKSSTVKFVESLDCAIRLGVDPRHADQMVRGTVSLPYGTGKTMKVLVIAKGAKVQEALDAGADFAGLEDYLEKIKGGWADIDVIIATPDTMGELGKLGKVLGPKGLMPNPKSGTVTMDVAKAVKEVKAGKIEFRVEKAGIVHTSLGKLNFEEEKLVENTKAFLNTIIKLKPTSSKGDYIKSLFLSSTMGPGLKIGKDEIAVH from the coding sequence ATGAATCAGACAAAGCGATCTAAAGAAATTTCAAAAAATTTAATTAAAGACAAAGAATATACAATTGCTGAAGCGGTTAGTGTTCTTAAAAAAAGTTCAACAGTAAAATTTGTAGAATCCCTGGATTGTGCAATACGTCTTGGTGTTGATCCGCGTCATGCAGACCAGATGGTTCGTGGAACTGTCTCCCTACCTTACGGAACGGGCAAAACCATGAAAGTTTTAGTAATTGCAAAAGGCGCAAAGGTTCAAGAAGCTTTAGACGCTGGAGCAGATTTTGCAGGATTAGAAGATTATCTTGAGAAGATTAAAGGTGGATGGGCAGATATTGACGTTATCATTGCAACCCCCGATACTATGGGAGAACTTGGAAAACTTGGTAAAGTTTTGGGACCAAAAGGTCTTATGCCTAATCCTAAAAGTGGTACGGTAACAATGGATGTTGCAAAAGCAGTGAAAGAAGTCAAAGCCGGAAAAATAGAATTCCGTGTAGAAAAAGCCGGAATTGTCCACACATCACTCGGCAAATTAAATTTTGAAGAAGAAAAATTAGTAGAAAATACTAAAGCATTTTTAAATACTATTATAAAACTTAAACCTACTTCATCTAAAGGAGATTATATAAAAAGTCTGTTCTTATCTTCAACTATGGGACCAGGCTTAAAAATCGGCAAAGACGAAATAGCAGTACATTAG
- a CDS encoding 50S ribosomal protein L10, whose protein sequence is MNKTEKSEVISNVVEMINNSSAVYVTDYSGINVADITGIRNEFRKEKVSYFVVKNTFFKRAIDETGKYSKLANHLAGMSGYAFANADPTAPAKIIKKYFDTTQKLSLKACYIETEFYDGSRLNEIASLPSKPEIIAGILSSLSSPASGIVGTLNAVIRDLISVVDEISKKQAA, encoded by the coding sequence ATGAATAAAACAGAAAAATCAGAAGTCATTTCCAATGTTGTGGAGATGATAAACAATTCCTCGGCAGTTTATGTCACTGATTATTCCGGAATTAACGTAGCAGATATCACCGGTATCCGAAACGAATTTAGGAAAGAAAAAGTCAGTTACTTCGTTGTAAAGAATACCTTTTTCAAAAGAGCAATTGATGAAACTGGTAAATACAGCAAACTTGCCAATCATTTAGCTGGAATGTCTGGTTATGCATTTGCAAATGCTGACCCAACTGCACCGGCGAAAATCATCAAAAAATATTTTGATACCACCCAAAAATTATCTTTAAAAGCCTGTTATATTGAAACCGAGTTTTATGATGGAAGTCGTTTAAACGAAATCGCTTCTCTTCCTTCTAAACCAGAAATTATAGCGGGTATTTTGAGTAGTTTGTCTTCACCTGCATCAGGTATTGTAGGCACCTTAAACGCTGTGATTAGAGATTTAATAAGTGTAGTTGATGAAATCTCTAAAAAACAAGCAGCATAA
- the rpoC gene encoding DNA-directed RNA polymerase subunit beta', translating to MSFRIQENAMKDIQTLTITLASPDDILSRSYGEVTKPETINYRSFRPEKDGLFCEKIFGPTRDWECYCGKYKRIRYKGIICDRCGVEVTQKSVRRERMGHIGLAVPIVHIWFFRTQPSKIGNIIGLSLKELEKVVYYESYIVLNPGPTGLNKKDLISEDQYFEVLNSLPAGNEKLSDEDPNKFVARIGGDAVKEILKKIDIEKVSKELREQVKVEGSQQKKQDLLKRLRVLEAFKESENKVANRPEWMVMSYIPIIPPELRPLVPLEGGRFATSDLNDLYRRVIIRNNRLKRLIDIKAPEVILRNEKRMLQESVDALFDNSRRGSAVRSDNNRPLKSLSDMLKGKQGRFRQNLLGKRVDYSGRSVIVVGPELKLHQCGLPKDMAIELFKPFVIRKLIERGHNKTVKSARKVVDRKDPIIWDVLAKIIEGHPVLLNRAPTLHRLGIQAFQPILIDGRAIQLHPMVCTAFNADFDGDQMAVHVPLSYEAQLEANLLMLSSHNIMSPQNGSPIVVPTQDIVLGCYYLTKHKDGDKGEGLTFGSPEEVLIAYNSKVIGLHAKIKVRIDGQIIETTTGKIIFNQIVPKEMGYYNQVLVKKTFGGFIGKMFLKLGNKVTAKFLDDLKELGFRYSTAGGLSVSYADMIIPEEKVLLITKANKKVEGILNEHEQGVITDAERYNKIIDVWTHTTNDVAKALMDKIRFHNGGFNSLHMMVDSGARGSQEQVRQLAGMRGLMMKPQKSLSGQAGEIIENPIVANFKEGLSVLEYFISTHGARKGLADTALKTADAGYLTRRLVDVAQDVIITEDDCGTILGIEIKALKDVEQEREPLAERVIGRVTQEDVFDPRTDELIVESGQLITESIAEKIEDANLDSVYIRTVLTCESRRGVCAKCYGRNLTNAKMVEIGEAVGIVAAQSIGEPGTQLTLRTFHLGGTSSRIASQSQVESNVDGIIKFDRINFVERADYLGKTKVVTGRRGAIAIYDTDNRQLKKYDVPYGSELIVDEGQKITKRQALYNHDPYNSVILTDISGRVKFVDLIEGSTLQQVTDEQTGHVQKVVTESKDKNLTPSILIEDGENKKLFNLPIRAYLSVEEGETIQAGTILAKISRQASKTRDITGGLPRVTELFEARSPHEPSVVSEIEGIVKFGAKKKGSREIIVTAPDGSDEKKYNVALGKHVLVQEGDEIPAGEKITDGPINPHDILKIKGTSAVQEYLVNEIQDVYRLQGVKINDKHIEVIVKQMLQKIVIVSPGDTRFLEEDLVDRNSFIEENERIMSMVVVEDKSDSKLKNGQLVLKSKIREINNDLKKKEKEQAKYRDAEPATFEHLLLGITSAALSTESFISAASFQETTKVLANAATEAKVDYLLGLKENVVMGHLVPAGTGLKKYRKVILKSEELEPVQETDEQLEVKI from the coding sequence ATGTCGTTTAGAATTCAAGAAAATGCAATGAAAGATATTCAGACACTGACAATTACTCTTGCCAGTCCCGACGATATACTTTCAAGATCCTATGGAGAAGTTACAAAACCCGAGACAATTAATTATAGATCTTTCAGACCGGAAAAAGATGGTTTATTCTGCGAAAAGATTTTTGGTCCAACACGAGATTGGGAATGCTACTGCGGTAAGTATAAAAGAATTAGATACAAAGGAATTATTTGCGATCGTTGCGGCGTTGAAGTAACACAAAAAAGTGTCCGCCGCGAAAGGATGGGGCATATTGGTCTTGCTGTTCCAATTGTTCATATATGGTTTTTCAGAACTCAACCATCAAAAATTGGAAATATTATCGGGCTTAGTCTCAAAGAATTAGAAAAGGTCGTTTATTACGAATCTTATATTGTGCTTAACCCCGGGCCTACAGGATTAAATAAAAAAGACTTAATATCTGAAGATCAATACTTCGAGGTGTTGAATTCTCTGCCGGCAGGAAATGAAAAGTTGAGCGATGAAGATCCTAATAAATTTGTTGCTCGAATCGGCGGTGATGCAGTTAAAGAGATTCTTAAAAAAATTGATATCGAAAAAGTGTCAAAAGAATTACGCGAGCAGGTAAAGGTAGAAGGCTCCCAACAGAAGAAACAGGATCTTTTAAAGCGCCTTCGTGTTCTTGAAGCTTTCAAAGAATCAGAGAACAAAGTCGCTAACCGACCGGAGTGGATGGTTATGAGTTACATCCCAATCATACCTCCGGAATTGCGTCCGCTTGTTCCTCTTGAAGGTGGAAGATTTGCCACGAGTGACTTGAATGATTTATATAGAAGAGTGATTATCAGAAATAATCGCTTAAAAAGATTGATTGATATCAAGGCGCCCGAAGTCATACTAAGAAATGAAAAAAGAATGCTTCAGGAATCAGTTGATGCATTGTTTGATAATTCAAGAAGAGGAAGTGCCGTACGAAGTGATAACAACCGTCCATTGAAATCATTAAGCGACATGCTCAAAGGTAAACAAGGTCGTTTTCGCCAAAATCTTCTTGGTAAAAGAGTTGATTATTCAGGCAGGTCGGTTATTGTGGTTGGTCCGGAATTGAAACTTCATCAGTGCGGGCTGCCTAAAGATATGGCAATAGAACTTTTCAAACCATTTGTGATCAGAAAATTAATTGAACGCGGGCATAACAAAACAGTTAAAAGTGCCCGTAAAGTTGTTGATAGAAAAGATCCAATAATCTGGGATGTACTCGCAAAGATCATCGAAGGGCACCCTGTACTTTTAAATAGAGCACCTACCTTGCATAGACTTGGAATTCAAGCATTTCAACCAATACTAATTGATGGTCGTGCAATTCAATTACATCCGATGGTATGTACAGCCTTCAACGCCGACTTTGATGGTGATCAAATGGCTGTTCACGTGCCCCTTTCATACGAGGCACAGCTCGAAGCTAATTTATTAATGCTCAGCAGCCATAATATTATGTCTCCCCAAAATGGAAGTCCAATTGTCGTTCCCACACAGGATATAGTATTGGGCTGCTATTACTTGACTAAACACAAAGATGGAGATAAGGGAGAAGGATTGACTTTTGGATCACCTGAAGAAGTTTTGATCGCCTATAATTCAAAAGTAATTGGACTGCATGCAAAAATTAAAGTTAGAATAGATGGACAGATTATAGAAACCACTACAGGAAAAATAATTTTTAATCAAATTGTACCCAAGGAAATGGGCTACTATAATCAGGTTCTCGTTAAAAAAACATTTGGTGGATTTATCGGAAAAATGTTTTTAAAATTGGGCAATAAAGTAACTGCGAAATTCCTGGATGATTTAAAAGAATTAGGGTTCAGATACTCAACAGCAGGGGGTCTATCAGTAAGTTACGCTGATATGATCATCCCTGAAGAAAAAGTATTGCTGATTACGAAAGCAAATAAAAAGGTAGAGGGAATATTAAATGAACACGAACAAGGCGTTATTACAGATGCTGAAAGATATAATAAAATTATAGATGTTTGGACGCATACAACTAACGATGTTGCCAAAGCTTTGATGGATAAAATCCGTTTTCACAATGGAGGATTCAATTCGTTGCACATGATGGTTGATTCAGGTGCAAGAGGTTCGCAAGAACAGGTTAGACAACTTGCAGGAATGCGTGGTCTTATGATGAAACCTCAAAAATCACTATCCGGACAAGCCGGAGAAATAATTGAGAACCCAATCGTTGCAAACTTTAAAGAAGGTCTTTCGGTACTCGAATATTTTATATCTACACATGGTGCGCGAAAAGGATTGGCAGATACAGCACTTAAAACCGCTGACGCAGGCTATCTGACACGAAGATTAGTTGATGTTGCTCAGGATGTAATTATAACTGAAGATGACTGCGGTACAATTTTGGGAATTGAGATTAAAGCTCTAAAAGATGTTGAACAGGAAAGAGAGCCGTTAGCAGAACGAGTAATTGGCAGAGTAACACAGGAAGATGTGTTTGATCCGCGAACTGATGAACTCATTGTCGAATCAGGGCAACTTATTACCGAATCAATTGCTGAAAAAATTGAAGATGCAAATCTTGATTCGGTTTATATTCGAACTGTACTTACTTGCGAATCTAGAAGAGGTGTTTGCGCAAAATGTTATGGTAGAAACCTTACGAATGCTAAGATGGTGGAGATAGGCGAGGCAGTTGGAATCGTAGCAGCGCAGTCCATTGGCGAACCAGGAACTCAGCTTACTTTGAGAACCTTCCACCTTGGCGGAACATCATCCAGAATTGCAAGCCAGTCACAAGTAGAATCAAATGTTGATGGTATAATTAAGTTTGATCGAATCAATTTTGTTGAGCGTGCAGATTATTTAGGCAAAACTAAAGTTGTTACAGGCAGAAGAGGTGCTATAGCTATTTACGATACTGATAACCGCCAACTCAAAAAATATGATGTCCCCTACGGTTCAGAGCTGATTGTTGATGAGGGGCAGAAGATTACGAAACGTCAAGCCCTATACAATCACGATCCATATAATTCGGTGATCTTAACCGATATTAGTGGACGGGTTAAATTTGTGGATCTTATTGAAGGCTCTACATTGCAGCAAGTAACTGATGAGCAGACCGGGCACGTTCAAAAAGTAGTAACTGAATCAAAGGATAAAAACCTTACCCCCAGCATTCTTATCGAAGATGGAGAAAATAAAAAACTATTTAATCTACCCATCCGCGCATATTTATCTGTCGAAGAAGGTGAAACAATACAAGCTGGAACAATACTAGCAAAAATTTCAAGACAGGCTTCTAAAACACGAGATATCACTGGCGGTCTCCCGAGAGTTACAGAATTATTTGAGGCAAGAAGTCCGCATGAGCCATCTGTTGTTTCAGAAATTGAAGGCATTGTAAAATTTGGCGCTAAGAAGAAAGGCTCCAGGGAAATTATTGTTACAGCACCTGATGGCTCGGATGAAAAGAAATATAACGTTGCGCTTGGTAAACATGTTTTAGTCCAGGAGGGGGATGAAATACCGGCAGGTGAAAAAATTACAGACGGTCCAATCAATCCTCATGACATTCTAAAGATTAAGGGAACAAGTGCAGTACAGGAATACTTAGTTAATGAAATACAGGATGTTTACAGATTGCAGGGCGTTAAAATAAATGATAAACATATTGAAGTAATTGTTAAACAAATGCTCCAAAAAATCGTAATCGTTTCTCCCGGCGACACTAGATTTTTGGAGGAAGACTTAGTGGATAGGAATTCCTTTATAGAAGAAAATGAGCGAATTATGTCTATGGTTGTTGTGGAAGATAAAAGCGACTCAAAATTAAAGAATGGACAGTTGGTGCTTAAATCCAAAATTAGAGAGATTAATAACGATTTAAAGAAGAAGGAAAAAGAACAGGCGAAATATCGTGATGCTGAGCCCGCAACATTCGAGCACTTGCTGCTTGGAATCACTTCAGCAGCGTTATCAACTGAAAGTTTTATTTCTGCAGCATCGTTTCAGGAAACCACAAAAGTTCTTGCTAACGCAGCCACTGAAGCTAAAGTGGATTATCTGTTAGGTCTGAAAGAAAATGTGGTCATGGGTCATTTAGTTCCGGCTGGAACAGGGTTGAAGAAGTACAGAAAAGTAATCCTAAAATCCGAAGAACTTGAACCAGTTCAGGAAACCGATGAACAATTAGAGGTTAAGATTTAA
- a CDS encoding 30S ribosomal protein S12, which translates to MPTISQLVRKGRKTILAKKKAPALDSCPQKRGVCTRVYTTTPKKPNSALRKVARVRLTNGMEVTAYIPGEGHNLQEHSIVLIRGGRVKDLPGVRYHIIRGTLDTSGVEDRKKSRSKYGAKKPKAK; encoded by the coding sequence GTGCCCACAATAAGTCAGTTAGTTAGAAAAGGAAGAAAAACAATCCTTGCTAAAAAGAAAGCTCCGGCGCTTGATTCGTGTCCGCAGAAAAGAGGAGTGTGTACCAGGGTTTATACGACTACTCCGAAGAAACCAAATTCTGCACTTCGAAAAGTTGCAAGGGTGAGGTTGACCAATGGAATGGAAGTCACAGCTTATATTCCAGGTGAAGGTCACAACTTACAGGAGCACTCAATCGTTCTTATCAGAGGTGGTAGAGTGAAAGATCTCCCTGGTGTAAGATACCATATAATCAGGGGAACGCTTGATACAAGTGGTGTTGAAGATAGAAAAAAAAGCAGGTCAAAATACGGAGCTAAAAAACCTAAGGCTAAATAA